One window of Candidatus Methanoperedens sp. genomic DNA carries:
- the purB gene encoding adenylosuccinate lyase, whose amino-acid sequence MAIHPIEYRYGSPEMKAVWNEETRLQKMLSVEAALAKAEALVGYIPKEIDEKIALGADKVKLARVKEIEDEIHHDVMAVVLALTEQSKDAGKWVHFGATSNDILDTATALQIKDASLILRKETAKLRTVLLDTALSHKNTVCAGRTHGQIGIPTTYGLRFAIWASEIDRHIDRLDQLMPRATAGKMSGAVGTQAAFGKNGIEIQKKTMEFLGIEAADVSNQIIQRDRHAEFVMWMANVATTLDKLCIEIRSLARSEIAEVEESFGKKQVGSSTMPHKRNPIKSEQVCGLARIIRAMVEPALLNNTLWDERDLTNSSCERVVFPESCVLTDHIIRLTTGIIQNLRFYPENIRKNLNMLNGLNMGEAVMIELSKKGVGRQEAHEIVRRCAMSARESGIHMKDALIKNATVSKYMTESEILAIMNPDNYIGTAVEQVESLAAKLKKRT is encoded by the coding sequence ATGGCAATCCACCCCATTGAATACCGCTACGGCAGCCCTGAAATGAAGGCTGTGTGGAATGAAGAGACACGCCTCCAAAAAATGCTGTCCGTTGAAGCTGCCCTTGCAAAAGCCGAGGCACTTGTGGGCTATATCCCAAAAGAAATTGATGAGAAAATCGCACTGGGCGCGGACAAAGTAAAACTCGCCAGGGTAAAGGAGATCGAGGATGAAATCCACCACGATGTGATGGCTGTGGTTCTTGCGCTCACCGAGCAGTCAAAAGATGCGGGAAAATGGGTTCATTTCGGCGCCACTTCCAATGACATTCTGGACACGGCAACCGCGCTTCAGATAAAGGATGCAAGCTTGATTTTGCGAAAAGAGACCGCCAAATTGCGAACTGTGCTTCTTGACACGGCACTGTCCCATAAGAATACCGTATGTGCAGGCAGAACCCACGGTCAGATCGGCATCCCGACAACCTACGGCTTGCGTTTTGCGATATGGGCATCGGAAATTGACAGACATATCGACAGACTTGACCAGTTAATGCCCCGCGCCACTGCTGGTAAGATGAGCGGCGCAGTAGGCACTCAGGCGGCTTTCGGAAAAAATGGTATCGAGATACAGAAAAAAACAATGGAATTCCTCGGGATTGAAGCTGCGGATGTTTCAAACCAGATCATCCAGAGGGACAGGCATGCTGAATTTGTGATGTGGATGGCAAATGTCGCTACCACGCTTGATAAGCTCTGCATCGAGATACGAAGCCTTGCAAGAAGCGAAATAGCAGAGGTGGAGGAGAGTTTTGGCAAGAAACAGGTGGGTTCTTCCACAATGCCTCATAAGCGCAACCCAATTAAATCCGAACAGGTGTGCGGACTTGCAAGAATAATAAGGGCAATGGTTGAGCCTGCGCTCCTGAACAATACCCTCTGGGATGAACGCGATTTGACTAATTCCTCGTGCGAGCGCGTGGTATTCCCTGAATCCTGCGTGCTCACAGACCATATAATACGCCTTACCACAGGTATAATACAGAACCTGCGCTTTTACCCTGAGAACATAAGGAAAAACCTGAATATGCTCAATGGCTTGAACATGGGCGAAGCTGTTATGATCGAGCTTAGCAAAAAAGGGGTTGGGAGGCAGGAGGCGCATGAGATCGTGCGCCGGTGCGCCATGTCTGCCCGTGAGTCGGGTATCCACATGAAGGATGCCCTGATTAAAAATGCGACCGTCTCAAAATA